One window of Perca flavescens isolate YP-PL-M2 chromosome 6, PFLA_1.0, whole genome shotgun sequence genomic DNA carries:
- the frrs1l gene encoding DOMON domain-containing protein FRRS1L — translation MIFLRRLVQLLVLLIQSGWWGVTASPTDEGALRAGHGEHGEPGHQEPHKDSYSTFASEFLESRYLSDDGYPFPTAPPVDPFAKIKVSDCGVTKGCIRYGKPGCDAETCDYFLSYRRIGTDVEYEMSADTDGWVAVGFSSDKKMGGDDVMGCVHDDNGRVRIHHFYNVGQWAKEIKRNPARDEEGIFENNRVTCRFKRPLYVPREETLVDLHLSWYYLFAWGPAIQGSITRHDIDNPPVSDRMISIYKYEDLFMPSTAYQTFNSPLCLLLIVALTFYLLMGTP, via the exons ATGATTTTCCTGCGGAGGCTCGTGCAGTTGTTGGTGTTGCTGATCCAGAGCGGATGGTGGGGGGTTACGGCGAGCCCCACAGATGAAGGAGCACTCCGGGCCGGCCACGGGGAGCACGGAGAGCCGGGACATCAGGAGCCTCACAAGGACTCCTACAGCACCTTCGCCTCCGAGTTCCTGGAGTCCAGATATCTGTCCGATGACG GTTATCCATTCCCCACCGCCCCACCAGTGGATCCCTTTGCCAAGATCAAGGTCAGCGACTGTGGAGTAACCAAAGGCTGCATAAG ATATGGGAAGCCAGGGTGTGATGCAGAAACATGTGACTATTTTCTGAGTTATCGTCGTATTGGGACAGATGTGGAGTATGAGATGAGTGCAGACACGGATGGCTGGGTGGCCGTAGGTTTCTCCTCTGACAAAAAAATG GGAGGAGACGATGTCATGGGCTGTGTCCATGACGATAATGGACGTGTACGGATTCATCACTTCTACAATGTTGGCCAATGGGCTAAGGAAATAAAGAGGAACCCTGCTAGAGACGAAGAGGGCATTTTTGAGAACAACCGGGTGACCTGCCGTTTCAAACGTCCGTTATACGTCCCTAGAGAGGAGACACTTGTGGACTTACACCTGTCATGGTATTACCTGTTTGCATGGGGACCTGCCATACAAG GTTCCATCACGAGGCATGACATCGACAATCCACCTGTGAGCGACCGCATGATCAGCATCTATAAGTATGAGGACCTATTCATGCCTTCTACAGCCTACCAGACCTTCAACTCTCCCCTCTGCTTACTGCTCATAGTAGCCCTCACCTTCTACTTACTAATGGGAACACCATAA